From a region of the Desulfurellaceae bacterium genome:
- a CDS encoding dienelactone hydrolase family protein, with the protein MRTETLEYKDGDVTLKGYLALDDQSDHKRPGILVMPEAFGLGKHAKERAQRLAALGYVALAADPYGDGLEVTDLQEAVKYAGAIRETAEKFRQRGRAALDTLAGLPQVDADRLAMIGFCMGGSFSLELARDGAPLCGIVSFHGALETDKPAQAGQVKAKILVCHGADDPFVPPEHVNAFQEEMTKAGANWQVISYGGTVHSFTNPDAAAAGMDGIAYHAQTDRRSWKAMRDFFDEIFA; encoded by the coding sequence ATGAGGACCGAAACGCTCGAATATAAGGACGGTGACGTGACCCTGAAGGGCTATCTGGCCCTGGACGATCAGAGCGATCACAAGCGCCCCGGCATCCTGGTCATGCCGGAAGCCTTTGGCTTGGGTAAGCACGCCAAGGAACGTGCCCAGCGGCTGGCAGCCCTGGGCTATGTCGCCCTGGCCGCTGATCCGTATGGCGACGGCCTCGAGGTCACCGACCTGCAAGAGGCCGTCAAGTACGCCGGCGCCATCCGCGAGACGGCCGAAAAGTTCCGCCAGCGGGGCCGGGCAGCCCTCGACACGCTGGCCGGGCTGCCCCAGGTCGATGCCGACCGCCTGGCCATGATCGGCTTTTGCATGGGCGGCTCCTTCTCGCTGGAGTTGGCCCGCGACGGCGCGCCGCTGTGCGGCATCGTGTCGTTTCACGGTGCGCTCGAAACAGACAAACCGGCCCAGGCCGGACAGGTCAAGGCCAAGATTCTGGTCTGTCACGGCGCCGACGATCCCTTCGTGCCGCCCGAACACGTCAACGCCTTTCAGGAAGAAATGACCAAGGCTGGCGCGAACTGGCAAGTGATCAGCTACGGCGGGACCGTCCACAGCTTCACGAACCCGGATGCCGCAGCTGCCGGCATGGACGGCATTGCCTACCACGCGCAGACGGACCGGCGCTCGTGGAAGGCCATGCGGGATTTCTTTGACGAGATCTTCGCCTAG
- a CDS encoding enoyl-CoA hydratase/isomerase family protein — protein sequence MASYECILVDSPLPAVRRVTLNRPQKRNALNNRLRTEILQALEDADRDPDVRVSILRGAGTCFSAGYDLGSDNTKDQPYYSADGAGQWARHVIEGSFRIWDLAKPVIAQVHGYCLAGGSELATACDLVYVAEDAQIGYPPVRLMSPPDMQFHPWLMGMRDAMEMMLTGDALSGVEAAEKGFANRAFPTAELEQRVLEIAERAAKIPTELQQINKRSVHRAMEIKGVRAAIRAGTELQALAFTTKSTRDYLKELGKGVRQALSLRDKGFGDYRERENS from the coding sequence ATGGCAAGCTATGAGTGTATTCTGGTTGATAGCCCGCTGCCGGCGGTCCGGCGGGTTACCCTCAATCGGCCGCAAAAGCGTAACGCGCTGAACAACCGGCTGCGGACCGAAATTTTGCAGGCTCTGGAAGACGCCGACCGCGACCCGGACGTTCGGGTCAGCATCCTGCGCGGAGCAGGTACGTGTTTCTCGGCCGGCTATGATCTGGGCAGCGACAATACCAAAGACCAGCCCTACTACTCTGCCGACGGGGCCGGGCAGTGGGCGCGGCATGTGATTGAGGGCTCGTTTCGCATTTGGGACCTGGCCAAGCCCGTTATTGCCCAGGTCCACGGCTATTGCCTGGCCGGAGGCAGCGAGTTGGCCACGGCCTGCGATCTGGTGTATGTGGCCGAAGACGCGCAAATCGGCTATCCGCCGGTCCGCCTCATGAGCCCGCCCGATATGCAGTTTCACCCCTGGCTGATGGGCATGCGGGACGCGATGGAGATGATGCTGACCGGGGACGCGCTGAGCGGGGTTGAGGCGGCCGAAAAAGGCTTTGCCAACCGAGCTTTTCCCACTGCGGAGCTGGAACAGCGGGTGCTGGAGATTGCCGAGCGGGCGGCCAAGATTCCCACCGAGTTGCAGCAGATCAACAAACGCTCGGTGCACCGGGCGATGGAGATCAAGGGCGTGCGGGCGGCCATCCGGGCTGGCACCGAGCTGCAAGCCCTGGCCTTTACGACCAAATCGACCCGTGACTATCTGAAGGAGTTGGGCAAGGGGGTGCGCCAAGCCCTGTCTTTGCGAGACAAGGGCTTTGGCGATTATCGGGAGCGCGAAAATTCGTGA
- a CDS encoding sulfotransferase domain-containing protein — protein MTPTPASDSHGRAFPAAGRYPVLALTYVVLKPLLWLVDKAGYSERLWAVLVRQMRQRLLAGHDFGDYLPTEHDVVVCTYPKCGTNWAMQIAYQIAMRGHGEFAHIHDVVPWPDFARQDLVIPLSDDTARNAAPTGLRVIKTHLAWDRIPYTPQARYICVIRDPKDTFVSFYHFVREVMFGPLMPSVPVWLRLCFSDAALFVWEEHFQSYWKERQLPNLLMLTFEDMQADLPQTVRTIAAFLTVELTADEFELVCEKSAFAYMKRLGDKFAPPALTPWSSPNRQTIRRGASGGSAELLSPEQQRFIDAQCKAGLARLGSDFPFDTVWGEASSDAAHPHRQDEQMNRSD, from the coding sequence ATGACACCCACACCCGCCTCAGACTCTCATGGCCGCGCCTTTCCGGCCGCTGGCCGCTATCCGGTCCTGGCCCTGACCTATGTCGTCCTCAAACCGCTGTTGTGGCTGGTCGACAAAGCCGGCTACTCGGAGCGGCTGTGGGCGGTTCTCGTGCGCCAGATGCGCCAGCGCCTGCTGGCCGGTCATGATTTTGGCGACTATCTACCGACCGAGCACGATGTCGTGGTGTGTACCTATCCCAAATGCGGGACAAACTGGGCGATGCAGATCGCCTATCAAATCGCTATGCGGGGGCACGGAGAGTTCGCCCATATTCACGATGTCGTGCCCTGGCCGGACTTTGCCAGACAAGACCTCGTCATCCCCCTGTCGGACGACACGGCCCGTAACGCCGCGCCGACCGGACTGCGGGTGATCAAGACCCACCTGGCGTGGGACCGCATCCCGTATACTCCCCAGGCGCGCTACATCTGCGTGATTCGCGATCCCAAAGACACGTTTGTGTCCTTCTATCACTTCGTCCGCGAGGTGATGTTCGGGCCGCTGATGCCCTCCGTCCCGGTCTGGTTGCGGCTCTGTTTTTCGGACGCGGCGCTGTTTGTCTGGGAGGAACATTTCCAGAGCTACTGGAAAGAGCGCCAGCTGCCGAATCTGTTGATGTTGACCTTCGAGGACATGCAGGCCGACCTGCCCCAGACCGTGCGGACGATTGCGGCTTTTCTGACCGTCGAGCTGACTGCGGACGAGTTCGAGCTGGTGTGTGAGAAGAGTGCGTTTGCCTATATGAAACGGCTGGGTGACAAATTCGCCCCGCCGGCGCTCACCCCGTGGTCGTCGCCCAATCGCCAGACGATCCGCCGAGGCGCCAGTGGCGGCTCGGCCGAACTCCTGAGCCCCGAGCAGCAGCGCTTTATCGACGCCCAGTGCAAGGCTGGGCTGGCCCGTCTGGGCAGCGATTTTCCGTTTGACACGGTCTGGGGAGAGGCGTCCAGCGACGCCGCACACCCGCACCGCCAAGATGAGCAGATGAACAGGTCGGATTAA
- a CDS encoding sulfurtransferase — protein sequence MKDYAHPEVLVDTQWLAEHLDDPKVRIVDIHIDPTPYESGHIPGAVFWNGIGTLLGPDWQINFDKKSVEDLCTRSGIANDTTVVAYSEHSALAPWVFWFLRSVGHADVRVLNGGRQKWVAEGHALTTEPPAVSAATYVAHDPNPDLRALQDRVRAAVGKDNAVLLDVRTPEEYRGELFMQEPPQGTERGGHIPGATYLYYEDALNEDATFKSADSLAALYAGQGVTADKETITYCAVGIRSAHTWFVLTQLLGYPQVRSFDASWNVWGRLPDTPIEEGQGRG from the coding sequence ATGAAAGACTATGCCCACCCCGAGGTCCTGGTTGATACCCAATGGCTCGCCGAACATCTCGATGACCCCAAGGTCCGTATCGTTGACATCCACATTGACCCGACGCCGTACGAATCGGGCCATATCCCCGGCGCCGTTTTCTGGAACGGAATCGGGACCCTGCTTGGACCGGACTGGCAAATCAATTTTGACAAGAAGTCGGTCGAAGACTTGTGCACACGTTCGGGCATTGCCAACGACACCACCGTGGTTGCCTACAGCGAGCATAGCGCGCTGGCCCCGTGGGTGTTCTGGTTTCTCAGATCCGTCGGTCATGCCGATGTGCGTGTCCTGAACGGTGGCCGTCAGAAATGGGTCGCCGAGGGTCACGCGCTGACGACCGAGCCGCCGGCCGTCTCAGCCGCCACGTATGTCGCCCACGACCCGAATCCAGACCTGCGCGCCCTCCAGGACAGAGTCCGGGCTGCGGTGGGTAAAGACAACGCCGTCCTGCTCGATGTCCGCACGCCCGAGGAATACCGGGGTGAATTATTCATGCAGGAGCCCCCGCAGGGGACGGAGCGGGGCGGACATATTCCCGGGGCCACGTACCTCTACTATGAAGACGCCCTCAACGAGGACGCCACGTTCAAGTCGGCGGATTCCCTGGCCGCCCTGTACGCGGGCCAGGGCGTCACGGCCGATAAGGAAACGATTACCTACTGTGCGGTGGGCATCCGCTCGGCTCATACCTGGTTTGTGCTGACCCAGCTGCTCGGTTATCCCCAGGTGCGCAGCTTTGACGCCTCGTGGAATGTGTGGGGCCGCCTGCCCGACACGCCTATTGAAGAAGGACAAGGGCGGGGCTAG
- a CDS encoding ribbon-helix-helix protein, CopG family — MASQLSLRLPTALAEKLAQAAARMQRKQSEVVRLALEQFLETELEARPITRVRDLLGSVESGLPDLGSQHRTYLKSRPISPSESGA; from the coding sequence ATGGCTTCTCAACTCTCCCTTCGCCTACCAACCGCCCTGGCCGAAAAACTCGCTCAGGCTGCGGCCAGGATGCAACGCAAACAGTCCGAGGTCGTCCGCCTCGCCCTGGAACAATTCCTGGAGACCGAGCTGGAGGCTCGCCCAATCACACGGGTTCGTGACCTCCTGGGGAGTGTCGAAAGCGGACTGCCCGACCTTGGCAGCCAACATCGTACCTACCTCAAGAGCAGACCCATCAGCCCGTCTGAAAGTGGGGCATGA
- a CDS encoding LLM class flavin-dependent oxidoreductase: MKFGMLSLLDHYPEDKSEEQYYKDFFAEVDLAEELGFDAVWVGEHHFCNYVCPSPQIVAMAIAQRTTKMRIGTAVALLPHHDPIRLAEDYAMLDLLSGGRLDFGVGRGFIKLIYDGFNQSMDESRGRFQEALEVIERAWTEETFSYRGEFYTANEVRLLPRPLQKPMPPIYMAAAASPESFVAAGHKGHSLLLALFTMPLSAFKENVQLYRETLSQAGHDAQDIEIAGAYHCFVADTPEQARQTWERHYMRYLHFVGPLIGPPEKIPGKQYDAWKKLGENMRHVTFDQMYPDLVLCGDPSQCVDRIGLLQEELGLSNLMLYMDLGGLDQKELRGSMERFATKVMPHFQTG, encoded by the coding sequence ATGAAGTTTGGCATGCTGAGTCTGCTGGACCACTACCCCGAGGACAAATCCGAGGAGCAGTACTACAAGGACTTTTTCGCCGAGGTCGATCTGGCCGAAGAGCTGGGCTTTGACGCGGTGTGGGTCGGCGAGCACCACTTCTGTAACTATGTGTGCCCCTCGCCCCAGATTGTAGCCATGGCCATCGCCCAGCGGACCACCAAAATGCGGATCGGCACCGCAGTCGCCCTGCTGCCCCACCACGATCCGATCCGTCTGGCCGAAGACTACGCCATGCTCGATCTGCTGAGCGGCGGACGGCTCGACTTTGGCGTTGGACGGGGCTTTATCAAGCTGATTTATGATGGCTTCAATCAGTCGATGGACGAGAGCCGGGGGCGCTTTCAGGAGGCCCTGGAGGTGATTGAGCGGGCCTGGACCGAGGAGACGTTTTCCTACCGGGGAGAGTTCTACACCGCCAACGAGGTCAGGCTGCTGCCGCGCCCCCTGCAAAAACCCATGCCGCCCATCTATATGGCTGCGGCGGCGAGCCCGGAGTCTTTTGTGGCGGCCGGCCACAAGGGCCACTCGCTGCTGCTGGCCCTGTTCACCATGCCGCTCAGCGCGTTCAAGGAAAACGTCCAGCTGTACCGCGAGACGCTGAGCCAGGCCGGCCATGATGCCCAGGATATTGAGATTGCCGGCGCCTACCACTGCTTTGTCGCCGACACGCCCGAGCAGGCCCGCCAGACCTGGGAGCGGCACTATATGCGCTACCTGCATTTTGTCGGGCCGCTGATCGGGCCGCCGGAAAAAATCCCGGGCAAACAGTATGACGCCTGGAAGAAGCTGGGCGAAAATATGCGTCACGTCACCTTTGACCAGATGTATCCCGACCTGGTGCTGTGTGGCGATCCGTCCCAGTGTGTGGATCGGATCGGGTTGCTACAGGAGGAGCTGGGGCTGAGCAACCTCATGCTGTACATGGACCTGGGCGGCCTGGATCAGAAGGAACTCCGGGGCTCGATGGAGCGCTTTGCGACCAAGGTCATGCCCCACTTTCAGACGGGCTGA
- a CDS encoding VOC family protein produces MGLPNGVHHLAICTKDMKAQIEFFTQVLGMELVALYWMHGVKNTYHGFVRMNDSSSIAFVQGPESGEIQPQEGVSHASWTAGLVAPGAMQHLALNVDTEEELLSMRDRLRSHGHWVMGPLDHGFCKSIYFAGPEGLMLEFSTSEGGAIDQEAWIDPEVVGLNGIDQEELERYKHPQPFASRGGTIQNPAVDPDNPPMRFPPGQDAVYRMSDEDVTAKLSETTPPVQPKTD; encoded by the coding sequence ATGGGCTTACCGAACGGCGTACACCATCTGGCCATCTGTACCAAAGACATGAAGGCCCAGATCGAGTTTTTCACCCAGGTGCTGGGCATGGAGCTGGTCGCCCTGTACTGGATGCACGGCGTGAAAAATACCTACCACGGCTTTGTCAGAATGAACGACAGCTCGTCCATCGCCTTTGTCCAGGGGCCGGAGAGCGGCGAGATTCAGCCCCAGGAGGGCGTGTCGCACGCCAGCTGGACGGCGGGTCTGGTTGCCCCGGGCGCCATGCAGCACCTGGCTCTCAACGTGGACACCGAGGAAGAGCTGCTGAGCATGCGCGACCGGCTGCGCAGCCACGGTCACTGGGTGATGGGACCGCTTGACCACGGCTTTTGCAAGTCGATCTATTTTGCCGGCCCCGAGGGCTTGATGCTGGAGTTCTCGACCTCGGAGGGCGGGGCGATTGACCAGGAAGCCTGGATCGATCCCGAGGTCGTCGGGCTGAACGGCATCGACCAGGAAGAGCTTGAGCGCTACAAACACCCCCAGCCCTTTGCCTCGCGCGGCGGTACGATCCAGAATCCGGCGGTCGATCCCGACAACCCGCCCATGCGCTTTCCACCCGGCCAGGATGCGGTCTACCGCATGTCTGACGAAGACGTGACGGCTAAGCTCAGCGAGACGACCCCGCCGGTTCAGCCAAAGACGGACTAG